The sequence CTGCCGAGCAGCGCCGGATCGGCGGGCGGCCGGGCGGGCGGCGCGGACAGCACGGTCGCCCGCCAGCGCTCGCTCCACTCCAGCAGCCGTCGCGGACCGCCGTGGGCCAGGCTCGCCTCCTGCGCGAGCGCGGCCAGTTCGGCGCCCTGCGCGGTGACGCGCGCCCTGAGCTCGGAGGCGCCGAGTGTCATCCGGTGGTCGTCCAGCACGTCCAGGCCGCGCCGGCAGGCCTTCAGCACGCCTCGCCCGGAACCGGCCGCCCGGGCCCGCAGCGCCTGCGCGGCCCAGCCCGTCATGCGGGCCGGCGGGGGACCGCCGTGCCGGCTGCGCGCGGCCACCGCCAAGTGCCGCTCCGCCTCCGCCGTCCGGCCCAGGGCGAGCGCGATCCGGCCGGCGAGCAGCGCGGCCTGGGGCGCGGCGGGCGAACCGAAGGAGGCCAGCCGCTCGGCCACCGCCGCCGCGTCCGCGACCAGCCGCCCCGACCTGCGCCCGGCCGCCACCCGGGCCTCTATGAGCACCAGCCGGGCGTGCGTCTCCCACCAGGTCCGTCGCTGCCCCGTGAAGAGCCGCACGGCGACGGCGGCACGGGCGATGGCGGTGTCCGGGTCCCCGGCCGAGCGGGCGGCCCGCGCGGCGGCGAGCAGCAACTCGGCCTTGCGGGTCGGCTGCCCGCCGATCCGGTCCAGCAGCGCGATGGCCGCGTCCGCCTCCGCGAGCGCCTCCGGGGCGAGTCCCGCCGCCATCAGCACCTCGCAGCGCCGGATCGAGAGCATGAACGTGGGTGTCTCCAGCTTGCCGTACCGCTCCTCGGCCTCGTCCAGCAGCCGCAGCGCGGCCGGGATGTCACCCGAGCGGAACGCGGCAAGGCCCCGGCTCTCCACCGCGTCCGCCTTGTCGTGTTCCTGGCCGGTGGTCTCCCACAGCCGCTCCGCCGCCGTGAAGTCCGCGTCGGCCCGGTCCACGGCGCCCAGCGCCAGATGCACCGTGGCCCGCAACGTCAGGGCCCGTGCGGTCCAGATGCCGTCGTCGGCCTGCCGCAGCACCGGAAGCGCCCGCCGTACGTCCTCCAGCGCCTCCCGGTGGTGTCCCAGCACCCACCACACATAGGCCCGCCGGTACAGCACCCGTGCCCTGGTGTGTCCGCTGCCTCGCGCGACACCCCGCTCGAACGACGCCAGCCCCTGCCGCGTGCGCCCCGCGTGCACCAGTGCGACCCCCAGCGTCGCGAGCACGTCCGCCTCCCGGTCGGCCGACTCGGCGCGCGCGGCCAGGTCCCGGGCCTGGCGCAGATGCCGCAGGGCGATCCTCAGGTCACCGAAGTCCCGCTGCCAGATACCGAGAACCTGGTGGGCGATGCTGGCGTGCAGCGGTGACGGACGGCTGTGCAGTACCTGTTCCGCGCGTGCCCGGGCCTCGCCCGGGTCGGCGAAGACCATCGGCAGTAGTTCGAGAACCGACTCGCGTCCCGCTGTCACCCCTCGCATGGTAGTGGCCTGCGTAAATCCGTCACACGGGTTCTCCGTGGTCTCCGCAGTCTGTACCAGCCGTACTTGCGGGCTGTATCAATCGGTCTTCGGGCGACTCTGACTGTCGAGCACCGTCTCAGGGGGAGGACACACCATGGCACCTCGGCGATTCCACGAGCAGTTCGACCACATCCAGCGCTCGATGCGCGACGTCCCGCTCACCATGGGACCGGACGACTCCGCGGGGTTCCTCTACGAGAAGGGCGTCGTCCTCGCCCGCGACGGCGAGGAGGCCCGGCTGGTCGAGGACACCGTGCGCACTCACTTCACCGACACCCGGGGACTGGTCCCCGACCATGTGCGCCGGGTCGGCCCGGACACCAACCGCACCGGAGTCACCCGGATCCGGGTCGGCGACCCGGCCCAGGGCGACGACGCCGTCCCGCACGCCCTGCGCGCTCTCGCGCAGGCCGAGGGGCGCCAGAACCGCCGGCTGGTCAGCCGCAACCACGTCGTGCACATCGCGGTCAACGCCTGCCCGGGTGACGAGCCGGTGCCCGTGCCACGCAGTGAGCCACCCAACCCGGCGGCGGCCGAGGACCCGTACGACCCGGACACCGCCGTCCCCGTCCTCGTCATCGACACCGGTCTCGTGCACGATCACGCCTCCTACCCGCTCCTCGCCCACACCACCGGCGATGCCCAGGTGAGCGAGACAGGCGCGGACGGAATGCTCCGGCAGTACGTCGGCCACGGCACGTTCATCGCCGGGATCCTCGCCGCCGTCGCGCCCAACACCGACGTCACCGTGCGGGGCACGCTCAACGACGCGGGCGCCGTCCTGGAGTCCGAGTTCGGCGCCAAGCTCTTCGAGGCCGTCGACGAGGGCGGCTGGCCGGACATCCTCAGCCTCTCCGCGGGCACCTCCAACGGGTCCGCGGACGGCCTCATCGGACTCGACGCGTTCATGCGGGAACTGCGCGAACAGGGCACCCTGCTGGTGGCCGCCGCCGGCAACAACGGCAGCGACGACCCCTTCTGGCCGGCCGCCTACGCGGCCCTGCCCGAGTACGAGGACAGCGTGCTGTCGGTCGGCGCGCTGCGCGGGGACGGTGAGTCCGGCGCCTGCTTCAGCAACCACGGCCCCTGGGTGCGCGTCTACGCCCCCGGAGAGCGCCTGACGAGCGCCCTCACCGGCTTCGACATCCCCGTGCCGTACGTCTACCAGCACTCCACCTACGACGCCTGCCGGTACGGCTGCACCTATGCCTGCACCTGCCAGTACCCGCGCCACACCGGCGCGCTGAGCGAGGCGCGGGAGAGCACCTCGGCCAAGCCGGACCAGGTGATGTTCGACGGCCTGGCGCAGTGGAGCGGCACCTCCTTCGCCACCCCCGTCGTCGCCGGGCTCGTCGCCGCCCATATGACGGCACACAAGGAACGCGACCCGCGCGCGGCCCGCGCACAACTGCTCGCCTCCACCACCGACCGAGCCGATGTGCGCGGGGCGCACGTCCAGGCGCTGCGCCCGCCCACCTGGCGCCCGGTTCCGGTCCTGATCCCGAGTCTGCCCGCATGAGGGCCGGAATCCTCCACTCCACGGCGTACGATGACGTGCCGTACACGAGGGGTGGAGCCGTGGACCGTACAGAGGTCGGCGCGCTGGTCCGGTCCGCTGTCGACGGTGACGCCGCGGCCTGGAAAGCGCTGGTGGAAGGGATGAGTCCGCTGGTGTGGTCGGTCGTGCGCGCGCACCGGCTCTCCGACGCCGACGCGCACGAGGTCTACCAGACCGTGTGGTTCCGCTTCGCCCAGCACCTGGGCCGCCTCCGTGAGCCCGACAAGGCGGGCGCCTGGCTGGCCAGTACGGCCCGTCACGAGTGCCTGAAGGTGCTCAAAGGGATGGCGCGGCTGACGCTGACCGACGACCCGCAAGTGCTCGACCGGGCGAGCGAGGACCGCACGCCGGAGCAGACGCTGATCGACTCCGAGGAGGCGGCCGTCGAGGCCGAGCGCATCCGCCGGCTGTGGCAGGAGTTCGAGGCGCTCGGCGACCGGTGCAGGAAGCTGCTGCGGGTGCTGATGGCCTCGCCGCCGCCCAGCTATCTGGAGGTGTCGTCCGCGCTCGGTATCGCGGTCGGCAGTATCGGGCCGCTGCGCCAGCGCTGTCTGCGCCGGCTGCGAGCCCGCATGGACGCCCGGGGGGCGATGTGAGCGGCATGGACGACAACGGCATCCCTGAAGAGGGCCTGGAGGCGTCCGGGTTCGACGGCGATCTCCTGGAGGAGGAGCTGCGGCAGGCGGCCGCCGTCCTGGATCCCGTCCCCGCCGAGCTGCTCCAACTCGCGCTCGAAGCCTACGCGTTGCACGACCTGGACGCGCGGATCGCCGAGCTGACCTTCGACTCGCTCGTGGACGCGCTGCCGGTCAGGGGAGTGCCGGACGCTCCCCGGATGCTCACCTTCCGCGCGGGCGGACTGACCGTCGACGTCGAGGTCACCGGGGAGGGGCTGATCGGCCAGGTGCTGCCGCCGCAGTCGGCCCGCATCGAGGTGCTGGGCGGTCCCCAGACGGCCCGGCCGGTCAGCGTCGACACCCTGGGCCGCTTCACCAGCGACACAACGCCCGCCGGCCCGTTCGCGCTGCGACTGCGGGCCGACGGCGAGGTGATCGTCACGGAGTGGCTGCGGGCCTGACCTCGCTCACCAGGTGACGGGCAGCGTCCGCGGCCCGCGGATCATCGTCTTGTGCCGCCAGCGCACCTGCTCCGGCGGCACCGCGAGCCGCAGCCCGGGCAGCCGGTCCAGCAGCGTGCCGACGAGCAGTTCGGTCTGCAGCCGGGCGAGGACGGCGCCGGTGCAGTGGTGCGGGCCGTTGCCGAAGGCCAGATGCGGGTTGGGGTCGCGGTCGGGGTGGATGGTGTCCGGGTCGGGGAAGGCGTCCGGATCGCGGTTGGCGGCGAGGTAGGAGACGTACACCGGCTCGCCCGCGCGGATCCGGCGGCCGGCCAGCTCCACGTCCTCCAGCGCGATCCGGGCGAGCCCCACCGTGCTCCGGTGCGGGATGTACCGCAGCAGCTCGTCCAGGACCGGGCCGCGCGCCTCCGGGCGGGCGCGCATCCGTTCCGTGAGCTCCGGCCGGGTCAGGATCAGGAACAGCGTCTGCCCGCTGTGGTGGGTGACGGCCTCGCCGCCGATCTGCAGCGGACCGGCCAGGCCCACGGCCTCCTCCGCCGTGATCTCACCGCGTGCGACGGCGGCTCCGAGCAGCGTGTACACGTCCTCGGCCGGGCTCACCGCCCGCGCCCGGACGGTCTCGCCGATCCAGCCGTACAGGCCCTTCTTGGCCCGGTCGGCGGCCTCGGTGCCGCCGGAGGTGGAGATGATCTGCCGGGTCCAGGCGTGCACCCGGTCCCGGTCGGCGGGCGGTACCCCCATCACCTCGCTGACGACCGTGAGCGGGAACGGCTCCAGGACCCGCTCGACCAGATCCACGGGTGGTCCGTCCCGTACGACCCCGTCCACCAGCTCGTCCAGGATCTCCTGTGCGCGGGGCCGCAGTTGTTTCATCGCGCTCACCGTGAAGGCGCCGGCGACCGCCCTGCGCAGCCGGTTGTGCGCGGGCTGGTCGGCCCAGGCCAGCGAGCCGGGCCGGGGCGCGAAGTTCGGGGCGAGCCGGGTCACCTGACGGCGGGTCACCTCGGCCCGGCTGAACCGCGGATCGTTGGTGACCAGCTTCACGTCCTCGTACCGGGTGGCGAGCCAGGCCCACCCCTCGCCGAACGGCAGCCGGATCCGGGTCAGCGGACCCTCGCTCATCAGACCGGCGAGGACGGGGTCGAACTCCGTCCCGTCCAGGTCGAGCGCGGGCCAGTCCCGCACGGGCGGCGGCGGTGCCTGGCCGGTGAGCGGGCCGGGCTCCTCGGTGATGCCTGTCATGGCCTCCACCCTGGTACGCGCCCGGCCCGCTGTCCTGCGGGAATGCTCCAGCCGGAGGCCCGCAAGGCGTCCATGCGAGTCGACGGGCCTAGACGGCGTCCACGAGCCCCGCCAGGGCGGCGGCCAGCCGCTCCAGGCCCGGACCGGCCGGCCCGCCGGGCTCGGCCATGTACGTGTCCCGGCGGATCTCCACCATCAAGGCGCTCACCCGCCGGTCCCGCCCGTAGTACTCCAGCGGCACATAGGTCCCGCTGAACGGGCTGTCCAGCCCCGTCTCCCCGCACCCTGCCAGCGCCGTCCGCGCTGCCCCGGTCAGTGCCGGCGGCGTGTGGAAGGCGTCCGTGCCGAGACACACGGCGGGGCGCGGTCCCGCCCCGTGCAGCTCGTAGGGCAGCGGCTCGGCCGGATACGAGTGCACGTCGATCACCACGGCCCGTCCGGTCGCGGCGAGCCGCCCGGCCACCGCCTCGCTCATCGCCCGCGCGTACGGGCGGAAGTACCGCTCCAGAAGCGGCTCGGGATCCGCGTCCGCGGGACGCAGCTCGCCCCGGTGCGTGGTCCGCGTGTAGACGGCCCCCATCCCGGCGGCGAGCATCTCCTCCCGGTCGTCCGGAAACCGCTCCGGGTCCACGACCAGCCGCGACAGCCGGTTGACGAACCGCCAGGGGGTGATCTCGGCCAGGGCGGCGGCCCGCTCGGCGATCCGGTCGGTGTGCGCGTCGGTGATGTGGTCCAGCTCCC is a genomic window of Streptomyces griseochromogenes containing:
- a CDS encoding CHAT domain-containing protein → MRGVTAGRESVLELLPMVFADPGEARARAEQVLHSRPSPLHASIAHQVLGIWQRDFGDLRIALRHLRQARDLAARAESADREADVLATLGVALVHAGRTRQGLASFERGVARGSGHTRARVLYRRAYVWWVLGHHREALEDVRRALPVLRQADDGIWTARALTLRATVHLALGAVDRADADFTAAERLWETTGQEHDKADAVESRGLAAFRSGDIPAALRLLDEAEERYGKLETPTFMLSIRRCEVLMAAGLAPEALAEADAAIALLDRIGGQPTRKAELLLAAARAARSAGDPDTAIARAAVAVRLFTGQRRTWWETHARLVLIEARVAAGRRSGRLVADAAAVAERLASFGSPAAPQAALLAGRIALALGRTAEAERHLAVAARSRHGGPPPARMTGWAAQALRARAAGSGRGVLKACRRGLDVLDDHRMTLGASELRARVTAQGAELAALAQEASLAHGGPRRLLEWSERWRATVLSAPPARPPADPALLGSLTAYREIAARAEEARGEGRPIPALEREQRRLERDIRSRTHHLRGDTPGYGDRFDAGRLLDRLGEARLAELAVVDGQVHVLLCGQGRVRRFAGGALAEAVAEAEHVQAGLRRLAHPQGEARLPLVEAGGRRLQELLLGDAAAHLGSGPVVIVPPGALHRVPWALLPALRERVLSVSPSASSWLRARETEPPPGGRPVLVRGPGLATGGAEVPELADRYGTATVLEGEAAQVPRVLEELDGAALAHLAAHGTFRADSPLFSALRMADGPLIVHDFERLARSPYRIILSSCDTARLASVGADELLGLVTALLPLGTAGVVASSAPVNDAAVVPLMLALHKGLDAGLSLAEALRDARTAQPGDAVHQATGWAFAAFGAA
- a CDS encoding S8/S53 family peptidase, whose translation is MAPRRFHEQFDHIQRSMRDVPLTMGPDDSAGFLYEKGVVLARDGEEARLVEDTVRTHFTDTRGLVPDHVRRVGPDTNRTGVTRIRVGDPAQGDDAVPHALRALAQAEGRQNRRLVSRNHVVHIAVNACPGDEPVPVPRSEPPNPAAAEDPYDPDTAVPVLVIDTGLVHDHASYPLLAHTTGDAQVSETGADGMLRQYVGHGTFIAGILAAVAPNTDVTVRGTLNDAGAVLESEFGAKLFEAVDEGGWPDILSLSAGTSNGSADGLIGLDAFMRELREQGTLLVAAAGNNGSDDPFWPAAYAALPEYEDSVLSVGALRGDGESGACFSNHGPWVRVYAPGERLTSALTGFDIPVPYVYQHSTYDACRYGCTYACTCQYPRHTGALSEARESTSAKPDQVMFDGLAQWSGTSFATPVVAGLVAAHMTAHKERDPRAARAQLLASTTDRADVRGAHVQALRPPTWRPVPVLIPSLPA
- a CDS encoding RNA polymerase sigma factor; translated protein: MRAGILHSTAYDDVPYTRGGAVDRTEVGALVRSAVDGDAAAWKALVEGMSPLVWSVVRAHRLSDADAHEVYQTVWFRFAQHLGRLREPDKAGAWLASTARHECLKVLKGMARLTLTDDPQVLDRASEDRTPEQTLIDSEEAAVEAERIRRLWQEFEALGDRCRKLLRVLMASPPPSYLEVSSALGIAVGSIGPLRQRCLRRLRARMDARGAM
- a CDS encoding cytochrome P450; amino-acid sequence: MTGITEEPGPLTGQAPPPPVRDWPALDLDGTEFDPVLAGLMSEGPLTRIRLPFGEGWAWLATRYEDVKLVTNDPRFSRAEVTRRQVTRLAPNFAPRPGSLAWADQPAHNRLRRAVAGAFTVSAMKQLRPRAQEILDELVDGVVRDGPPVDLVERVLEPFPLTVVSEVMGVPPADRDRVHAWTRQIISTSGGTEAADRAKKGLYGWIGETVRARAVSPAEDVYTLLGAAVARGEITAEEAVGLAGPLQIGGEAVTHHSGQTLFLILTRPELTERMRARPEARGPVLDELLRYIPHRSTVGLARIALEDVELAGRRIRAGEPVYVSYLAANRDPDAFPDPDTIHPDRDPNPHLAFGNGPHHCTGAVLARLQTELLVGTLLDRLPGLRLAVPPEQVRWRHKTMIRGPRTLPVTW
- a CDS encoding N-formylglutamate amidohydrolase; its protein translation is MTEPVTSFELLPGAAESPVLLHVPHSARAIPEDVRTGILLDDPSLRRELDHITDAHTDRIAERAAALAEITPWRFVNRLSRLVVDPERFPDDREEMLAAGMGAVYTRTTHRGELRPADADPEPLLERYFRPYARAMSEAVAGRLAATGRAVVIDVHSYPAEPLPYELHGAGPRPAVCLGTDAFHTPPALTGAARTALAGCGETGLDSPFSGTYVPLEYYGRDRRVSALMVEIRRDTYMAEPGGPAGPGLERLAAALAGLVDAV